Proteins encoded within one genomic window of Legionella sp. PC997:
- a CDS encoding HAD hydrolase-like protein: MDNRKFNLIFDFDGTLADSFPVAIEKLTLLADELNLRKIDPSEFETLRNLTSKELIHYLKIPFYKLPHIMHRAREHMKKEIPILSTFIDLPEVLTELKNLDCILGIVTSNSLANVSTWLEQHQMQNIFNFIHAESSYFGKRYLLKKAIKSYTMNLQHTFYIGDETRDIEAAKKCNILSIAVTWGFNSESLLTRYNPTHIARSPQSILTIVKDLL, encoded by the coding sequence ATGGACAATCGGAAATTTAATTTAATCTTTGATTTTGATGGAACATTAGCGGATAGTTTTCCCGTTGCTATTGAAAAATTAACGCTCTTGGCTGATGAGCTTAATCTACGCAAAATCGATCCCTCAGAATTTGAAACATTAAGGAATCTGACCTCCAAAGAACTCATCCATTATCTAAAAATTCCATTTTATAAACTACCTCATATAATGCATCGAGCTAGAGAGCATATGAAAAAGGAAATTCCTATCTTGTCTACGTTTATCGATCTGCCTGAAGTACTTACTGAATTAAAAAATTTAGATTGTATCTTAGGGATTGTAACCTCAAATTCATTAGCAAATGTCTCAACCTGGCTTGAACAACATCAAATGCAGAATATATTTAATTTTATTCACGCAGAATCAAGTTATTTTGGTAAACGATATTTATTAAAAAAAGCAATTAAATCGTACACCATGAACTTACAGCATACTTTTTATATAGGAGATGAAACACGAGACATTGAAGCGGCTAAAAAATGTAATATTCTATCTATAGCGGTCACCTGGGGATTTAATTCAGAATCATTGCTAACCCGTTATAATCCAACCCATATTGCAAGAAGCCCCCAAAGCATACTAACTATAGTGAAGGATCTACTTTAA
- a CDS encoding DMT family transporter: MWFTFALFASILWGFNYALAEKILNSISPITLLALEMTIGAILFTVISFFTTMKRDIQILTTDSGLLLLTGAEIAIVLIASYFIATSITLKNATIAGIVELTYPIFTIIFTWFLFNQVHVNFSVILGGFLIFIGVLVIGFA; encoded by the coding sequence ATGTGGTTCACTTTCGCTCTCTTTGCCTCTATCTTATGGGGATTTAATTACGCATTAGCGGAAAAAATATTAAATAGCATTTCACCGATCACCTTATTGGCATTGGAAATGACCATTGGAGCGATATTGTTTACAGTAATTTCTTTTTTTACAACGATGAAAAGAGACATTCAAATACTAACAACAGACTCAGGTCTTCTTTTATTAACTGGAGCTGAGATTGCAATCGTTCTCATCGCCAGTTATTTTATTGCGACCTCCATTACACTTAAAAACGCTACAATTGCGGGAATCGTTGAATTAACCTACCCTATATTTACCATTATTTTTACTTGGTTTCTATTTAATCAAGTTCATGTGAATTTTTCCGTCATTCTTGGTGGTTTTTTAATTTTTATCGGGGTCTTGGTGATAGGTTTTGCATAA
- a CDS encoding F-box protein, with translation MPDNSRDSTNYDKNYEEKKLSEAMDASAEPSEDGITNSPNSLQDMILAQVAQDPFLSIELIRNKSYADTHISEVLKDITPFIGLLPAEVKCELLTFLPIRDWISLFKVSKEWQKLGESAAELFLNDVARDKPTIISIDKFEAISNSLIKNVESYSQKTRRRLDQVEEIKNLKKEVRSLKLPLAKLFRCQKRLEEVQRAIAREYGTSTMVSFFSGPQNSQLHQILEATRREIQKFIQSSWFKKVQFCVNLCPNHVIAHQFSDAFLEINNLQNDFKVPLLSAVIRNS, from the coding sequence ATGCCTGATAATTCTCGGGATTCAACAAATTACGATAAGAACTATGAAGAAAAGAAGTTGTCCGAAGCGATGGATGCCTCAGCAGAGCCATCCGAAGACGGAATAACAAACTCTCCAAACAGCTTGCAAGATATGATACTTGCTCAAGTGGCTCAAGATCCGTTCTTAAGTATTGAGTTGATTCGAAATAAAAGTTATGCGGATACTCATATCTCTGAAGTGCTGAAAGACATTACTCCTTTTATCGGTCTCCTACCCGCAGAAGTAAAATGCGAGCTTCTTACTTTTCTCCCTATTCGGGATTGGATTTCATTGTTTAAGGTAAGCAAAGAGTGGCAGAAATTAGGAGAATCTGCGGCAGAACTCTTTCTTAATGATGTTGCGCGTGACAAACCCACGATAATTTCAATTGATAAATTTGAGGCAATATCGAACAGCTTGATAAAAAACGTTGAGAGTTACTCCCAAAAAACTCGAAGGCGCCTAGATCAGGTGGAGGAGATCAAGAATTTAAAGAAAGAAGTTAGGTCCTTGAAATTGCCGCTTGCAAAATTATTTCGATGCCAAAAAAGGTTGGAAGAAGTTCAAAGAGCTATAGCGCGTGAGTATGGAACCAGTACGATGGTTTCTTTTTTTTCGGGTCCACAAAACAGCCAATTGCATCAAATTCTTGAAGCAACTCGCAGGGAAATCCAAAAATTTATCCAATCATCCTGGTTTAAAAAAGTCCAGTTTTGTGTGAACCTGTGTCCTAATCATGTGATTGCTCATCAATTCTCTGATGCTTTTTTAGAGATAAATAACTTGCAAAATGATTTTAAAGTACCGTTACTTTCCGCTGTAATTAGGAATTCATGA
- a CDS encoding acetolactate synthase large subunit — MIKGSELLVAALENEGVQHIFGIPGEENLDVVEALRNSSIELVLTRHEQAAAFMAATYGRLTGKPGVCMTTLGPGALNLTTGAAYALLGEMPMIMITGQKGILSSHQARFQMVNTVATMQPLTKMSRQIISPSMIPTIVREAFHLAQAETPGPVHLELPEDIAAERIKNVPLIPPHTIEYPVASEAAIKRAAEMMIQAKRPLVMLGAAASRPRATNALAQFILRTKIPYFTTQMGKGTVSGATELYMGTAALSERDYVHEAIEQADLIITIGHSTVEKPPFIMGSHLKVIHVGYQSATVEQIYFPQAEVIGDMGPSLNLLADKLEGKLPHANALLHLREDILNKIAARATEDRFTPQRMVYDVRQVMPHDGILALDNGMYKIWFARNYRTQMANTLLLDNALATMGAGLPSAIMASLLYPNRRVMAVCGDGGFMMNSQELETAVRLKLNLVVLVIEDHAFGMIRWKQAVDHFPDFGMTFTNPDLIKYAEAYGAHGTRVEKIEDFRSILENAFTAGGVQLVIFPIDYSENKRVLVDELQKRLPPASVKKGTS; from the coding sequence ATGATCAAAGGTTCCGAGCTCTTAGTTGCAGCCCTTGAGAATGAGGGCGTCCAACACATTTTTGGTATTCCTGGCGAAGAAAATCTCGATGTTGTCGAGGCCCTTCGCAACTCATCAATCGAACTGGTGCTTACTCGACACGAACAAGCAGCCGCATTTATGGCAGCGACCTATGGGCGACTAACCGGAAAGCCCGGCGTATGTATGACCACTCTTGGCCCTGGAGCACTAAATCTCACTACTGGAGCTGCCTATGCGCTTTTGGGTGAGATGCCTATGATCATGATAACGGGACAAAAGGGAATATTATCCTCCCATCAGGCGCGATTTCAAATGGTGAATACCGTAGCTACCATGCAACCTTTAACAAAGATGTCGCGCCAAATTATATCACCGTCGATGATCCCCACTATTGTGCGCGAAGCGTTTCATCTTGCTCAAGCAGAAACACCAGGACCTGTGCATTTAGAACTTCCTGAAGACATTGCCGCAGAACGAATCAAAAACGTTCCTCTCATTCCACCACACACTATTGAATATCCTGTAGCAAGTGAAGCGGCTATAAAACGCGCTGCAGAAATGATGATACAAGCCAAGCGACCTCTGGTGATGCTCGGTGCAGCAGCATCTCGTCCCCGAGCGACTAACGCGCTTGCCCAATTTATTTTGCGAACAAAAATTCCTTATTTCACCACCCAGATGGGCAAAGGGACTGTTTCGGGAGCAACCGAGCTTTATATGGGAACCGCAGCCCTTTCAGAACGGGACTACGTACATGAAGCGATAGAACAAGCGGATCTAATTATAACCATTGGTCATAGTACTGTAGAAAAACCCCCCTTTATCATGGGCAGTCATCTTAAGGTCATTCATGTTGGGTATCAATCTGCTACAGTGGAACAAATTTATTTTCCACAAGCCGAAGTTATAGGTGATATGGGGCCTTCATTAAATTTGCTTGCGGACAAACTCGAAGGCAAGCTTCCCCATGCAAACGCACTGTTACATTTACGCGAAGATATTTTGAACAAAATCGCTGCGCGAGCAACTGAAGATCGCTTTACCCCGCAACGCATGGTCTATGACGTACGGCAAGTCATGCCACATGATGGAATTCTCGCATTGGATAATGGGATGTATAAAATCTGGTTTGCCCGCAATTATCGGACGCAAATGGCAAACACCCTCCTTCTTGACAATGCTCTGGCAACAATGGGAGCTGGCCTTCCATCAGCAATCATGGCCTCACTTTTATATCCTAATCGCCGGGTAATGGCGGTATGTGGCGATGGAGGGTTTATGATGAACAGCCAAGAGTTAGAAACCGCGGTTCGGCTGAAATTAAACCTGGTAGTCCTAGTGATTGAAGATCATGCATTTGGAATGATTCGCTGGAAGCAGGCGGTGGATCATTTCCCTGATTTCGGCATGACATTTACAAATCCTGATTTAATAAAATATGCTGAGGCATATGGAGCACATGGAACCCGAGTGGAAAAAATAGAGGATTTTCGATCCATTCTGGAGAACGCATTTACTGCTGGGGGGGTTCAGCTTGTTATTTTCCCAATTGATTATTCAGAAAATAAACGTGTTCTGGTCGATGAGTTACAAAAACGTCTACCCCCAGCATCAGTGAAAAAGGGAACTTCATGA
- a CDS encoding methyltransferase domain-containing protein — translation MSATDEDFFGRTIIYQTYDSWGNIFVLDRGNIRALNFDPVYDQTGIYIQYPHIPVHEYTRAMLLVLAFINPEHITLLGLGGGSLIHCLHFLFPQCSLFCIELREKVYEVALDFFQLPQSPNIEILIADAHVAMKFQKNKTTQVIFADMYHEYGMDAFQIQQKFIEQAYRVLDDSGWLVINFHELPELHSTFIQYMRDYFAELFICPTISDNYILFASKATVSDVQADHYQNVLSEFENKLNIKLIRLLKKVRRYSE, via the coding sequence TTGAGTGCAACCGATGAGGATTTTTTTGGTAGAACAATAATTTATCAGACCTATGATTCTTGGGGCAATATTTTTGTTCTTGATAGAGGAAATATAAGGGCGCTAAACTTCGATCCAGTTTATGATCAGACGGGTATTTATATTCAATACCCCCATATCCCTGTACATGAATACACACGTGCCATGCTATTAGTCCTTGCATTTATAAATCCTGAGCATATTACTTTATTAGGTTTAGGAGGCGGAAGTTTGATTCATTGCCTTCATTTTCTTTTCCCCCAGTGCTCGCTTTTCTGTATTGAATTACGTGAGAAGGTTTATGAAGTAGCACTGGATTTTTTTCAATTACCGCAAAGCCCAAATATCGAAATATTAATCGCAGACGCCCACGTTGCCATGAAATTTCAAAAAAATAAGACAACGCAAGTGATTTTCGCTGATATGTATCACGAATATGGAATGGACGCATTTCAAATTCAACAAAAGTTTATCGAACAAGCTTATCGTGTTTTGGACGATTCAGGTTGGTTGGTTATTAATTTTCATGAACTTCCTGAGTTACACTCTACCTTCATCCAATACATGCGCGATTATTTTGCTGAACTATTTATCTGCCCTACTATAAGTGATAATTATATTTTATTTGCAAGTAAGGCTACAGTCTCTGACGTGCAGGCAGATCACTATCAAAATGTCCTTTCTGAATTTGAAAATAAACTCAACATTAAATTAATACGTTTACTAAAAAAAGTGAGACGCTATAGCGAATAG
- a CDS encoding aldehyde dehydrogenase family protein, whose product MKKTLQVVQAFDRILIKEIPVDDEHALKLKLDTAASTLKNRKNWLKPYERMDILKRAAQLLTSKQDHFAKLIAQEGGKPLTDAAIEVTRAIDGLNDAAEELRHFAGQEIPMGLTPASEHRWAFTIKEPIGVVAAISAFNHPLNLIVHQVAPAIAVGCPVIIKPASTTPLCCIELINLVRDAGLPEGWCQTLITEDNTLAEQLATDERIAFLSFIGSAKVGWSLRSKLSPGTRCALEHGGAAPVIVDRSANIQKTTQSLVKGGYYHAGQVCVSVQRIFVHKDIITPFMDEFVKRVTSLKVGDPLFKETEVGPLILPRETERVISWIDEAVAKGAKLFGGGRLSETTLLPAVLLNPPADAKVSQLEIFGPVTCVYEYEQLDEAIHIANSLPVAFQSSVFSEDIEPALKAAEYLEASTVLINDHTAFRADWMPFAGLKQSGYGIGGIPWTMHDMSKEKMIVLKKN is encoded by the coding sequence ATGAAAAAAACACTGCAAGTGGTTCAAGCATTTGATCGGATCTTAATTAAAGAAATTCCTGTCGATGATGAACACGCGCTTAAATTAAAGCTGGATACCGCTGCATCAACACTAAAAAATCGCAAAAATTGGCTCAAGCCCTATGAGCGCATGGACATTTTAAAACGCGCAGCCCAATTATTAACCTCTAAGCAGGATCATTTTGCCAAACTCATTGCGCAAGAAGGTGGAAAACCATTAACTGACGCAGCAATTGAAGTAACACGGGCCATAGATGGCTTAAACGATGCCGCAGAAGAATTGCGACATTTCGCGGGCCAAGAAATTCCTATGGGGCTTACTCCTGCAAGCGAGCATCGCTGGGCGTTTACAATTAAAGAACCTATTGGCGTAGTAGCAGCTATTTCTGCATTTAACCATCCTTTAAATCTCATTGTACATCAAGTTGCTCCAGCAATCGCAGTGGGATGCCCGGTCATCATTAAGCCTGCTTCCACCACTCCTTTATGTTGCATTGAACTCATCAACTTAGTCCGCGATGCCGGACTTCCCGAAGGATGGTGTCAAACCTTGATTACGGAAGATAATACCCTGGCGGAACAACTTGCAACCGATGAACGAATAGCTTTCTTAAGCTTTATTGGCTCTGCTAAAGTGGGATGGAGTTTACGAAGCAAGCTGTCACCTGGCACCCGTTGTGCCTTAGAGCATGGTGGTGCAGCACCCGTAATTGTAGATCGCAGCGCGAACATTCAGAAAACCACGCAATCGCTTGTCAAAGGTGGGTATTACCATGCCGGCCAAGTGTGTGTTTCCGTACAGCGTATTTTTGTGCATAAAGATATTATCACCCCTTTTATGGATGAATTCGTGAAACGAGTCACATCATTAAAGGTCGGGGATCCACTCTTCAAAGAAACCGAAGTAGGTCCATTGATTCTCCCACGTGAAACAGAACGTGTCATCTCTTGGATTGATGAAGCAGTTGCCAAAGGCGCAAAATTATTTGGTGGAGGCCGTCTTTCTGAGACAACCTTGCTTCCAGCCGTATTACTCAATCCACCTGCTGATGCTAAAGTGTCTCAATTGGAAATTTTTGGTCCTGTAACCTGTGTTTATGAATATGAACAACTCGATGAGGCAATTCATATTGCGAACTCCCTACCGGTTGCTTTTCAATCCAGCGTATTTTCTGAGGATATAGAACCTGCACTAAAAGCAGCAGAATACCTAGAGGCTTCTACCGTACTGATTAATGATCATACTGCCTTTCGTGCGGATTGGATGCCCTTTGCAGGATTAAAACAATCAGGTTACGGCATCGGAGGGATCCCATGGACAATGCACGATATGTCCAAGGAAAAAATGATTGTTTTGAAAAAGAATTAA
- a CDS encoding fatty acid desaturase: protein MNQTELHLYRGLTSSEKRYSRAIIGIPLIVTLYSIISGMLFNISMGTLVLFLICYSCTVLGITIGFHRLLTHHSFKTKRWVKIVFACFGCMAYEGPPFFWIAAHRRHHKYTETQFDPHSPLSTKKGWLYGFYHAHMGWMVDHTLENWRYYLGDLLRDRDLLFINKHYSLIALSGIIVPGIINGLLYMNWYSFWEGVIVCGFVRICFQQHVTWSINSVCHIWGRKDFKTQDNSKNNWLLAILAYGEGWHNGHHAFPSSARHGLKKWQIDLSYILIYLLSCIGLVQEIKLPTEEQLKQKSIK from the coding sequence ATGAATCAGACCGAATTGCATTTGTATCGTGGTTTAACCAGTTCGGAAAAGCGATACAGTAGAGCCATCATTGGGATCCCTTTAATAGTGACCCTCTATAGTATTATTTCAGGGATGTTATTTAATATCAGTATGGGTACATTAGTATTATTTTTGATTTGTTACAGTTGTACTGTTTTAGGAATTACGATCGGTTTTCACCGTTTGTTAACGCATCATTCATTCAAAACAAAGCGATGGGTGAAGATTGTGTTTGCTTGTTTTGGTTGTATGGCTTATGAAGGTCCTCCATTCTTTTGGATAGCCGCTCACCGAAGACATCATAAATATACAGAAACCCAGTTTGATCCGCATTCACCTCTTTCGACAAAGAAAGGGTGGCTATATGGTTTTTATCACGCCCATATGGGATGGATGGTCGACCACACCCTAGAGAACTGGCGATATTATTTAGGCGATTTGCTTCGCGATCGCGATTTATTGTTTATAAACAAACACTATAGCCTTATTGCCCTGAGTGGGATAATTGTTCCCGGAATTATCAATGGATTGTTGTACATGAATTGGTATTCGTTCTGGGAAGGGGTTATTGTTTGTGGATTTGTCAGAATCTGTTTCCAACAACATGTTACCTGGTCCATTAATTCAGTTTGTCACATTTGGGGAAGAAAAGATTTTAAAACGCAGGACAACAGTAAAAATAATTGGCTTTTGGCAATTCTTGCTTATGGCGAGGGTTGGCATAATGGACATCATGCTTTTCCAAGCTCCGCCAGACATGGGCTAAAAAAATGGCAGATAGATCTATCTTATATATTAATATATTTACTCTCATGTATTGGTCTAGTTCAAGAAATCAAGTTGCCTACCGAAGAACAACTAAAACAAAAATCAATTAAATAA
- a CDS encoding vWA domain-containing protein, producing MKHLANNMLRTKNMLELLNAMGVHLDNTEVVCHDERVVFHPKTTKENENLATELQELLQQNTVKPALKRVTLADLLTDEITQATCVDSVTADTHKKSCLAVLNVLQLSGLDFTIDEPQEFLNIPLPSAAFAPLFNSLNYKFIHIEDDKIKFNLKEFLKSHKQELILIDGKKPLLLAHSNSFEEKKVFYAEKQVSEDTLEVTPYFFVPDALTPPTYHFVLDTSSSMEGERLTKLQKSVVEFADALFKFQPDAVINITEFNDETKKVGIGSYQRKDLVQLSEDINGLRATGLTRLFATVSEQLSMLRKSSQHNNVLLFTDGENTIGHNQKLSTDIEESIDALKKDSFLVSVRNKFFILSYGRTQPQVLHKVAELFASLVLTTDTVDFVEALDKKDKLQEWAAARELFNCRMEVIDNTTLEAKSEEYVCSYDMSGQFVALKPKQYQNNETLHLTINDSNGKVLLDDKKLLTKKSMQTSVMPGSAKTATQLGVFAVQGNKSKEEESLTTTYSSNL from the coding sequence ATGAAGCATCTTGCAAATAATATGCTGCGCACAAAAAATATGTTGGAATTGTTGAACGCGATGGGTGTCCATTTGGACAATACCGAAGTGGTTTGTCATGATGAGCGCGTCGTTTTCCATCCAAAAACTACAAAGGAAAATGAGAATCTGGCAACTGAATTGCAAGAGCTTCTACAACAAAACACCGTAAAACCGGCCTTGAAAAGAGTAACGCTGGCTGATTTATTGACTGACGAGATTACACAAGCAACCTGTGTTGATAGTGTAACAGCGGATACCCATAAAAAATCCTGCCTTGCGGTATTGAATGTTTTACAACTCAGCGGACTCGATTTTACCATCGATGAACCACAGGAGTTCTTGAATATACCTTTACCGTCCGCCGCTTTTGCCCCCTTATTTAATTCATTAAATTATAAATTCATTCATATTGAAGACGATAAAATTAAATTTAATTTGAAAGAGTTTCTTAAAAGTCACAAACAAGAACTCATTTTAATTGATGGTAAAAAACCTTTACTTTTAGCGCACTCAAATTCATTTGAAGAAAAAAAAGTTTTTTATGCAGAAAAACAGGTTAGCGAGGACACGCTTGAAGTCACTCCTTACTTTTTTGTTCCTGATGCGCTGACACCCCCAACCTATCATTTTGTTTTAGATACCAGCAGCAGTATGGAAGGTGAACGCTTAACCAAGTTGCAAAAGAGTGTGGTTGAATTTGCTGATGCCCTATTCAAATTCCAACCTGATGCCGTGATTAATATCACCGAATTTAACGATGAGACGAAAAAGGTGGGCATAGGCAGTTATCAAAGAAAGGACCTTGTTCAATTGTCCGAAGATATCAATGGTTTAAGAGCCACAGGTCTAACTCGTCTTTTTGCTACAGTTTCCGAGCAACTATCCATGCTTAGAAAATCGTCGCAACACAATAATGTTTTATTATTTACCGATGGCGAAAATACTATAGGCCACAATCAAAAACTAAGTACTGATATAGAAGAATCTATCGATGCCTTGAAAAAGGACTCATTTCTGGTTTCAGTGCGCAATAAATTTTTCATTTTGAGTTATGGTAGAACTCAGCCGCAGGTTTTGCATAAAGTCGCTGAGCTATTTGCATCACTCGTCCTTACGACGGATACTGTTGATTTTGTGGAGGCTTTAGATAAAAAAGATAAGCTGCAGGAATGGGCTGCTGCACGGGAGTTATTTAACTGTCGTATGGAAGTGATTGATAATACCACTCTTGAGGCGAAATCAGAGGAATATGTTTGCTCTTATGACATGTCGGGTCAATTTGTAGCACTTAAGCCAAAACAATACCAAAACAATGAAACCCTGCATTTAACGATCAATGACAGTAATGGAAAAGTACTGCTGGATGATAAAAAGCTGTTGACTAAGAAATCAATGCAGACATCTGTGATGCCGGGTAGTGCAAAAACAGCAACCCAACTCGGTGTTTTTGCCGTTCAAGGAAATAAATCCAAAGAAGAAGAGAGTCTTACAACGACATACTCATCTAATTTATAA
- a CDS encoding type 1 glutamine amidotransferase: MMAPILVLQHSPYEPLGIIINTLKSTNLRIRYVNFAKEPHRRLDMNCYHGIVVLGGMMHPSEIDLYPHLTHEIELLQVAIAKEIPILGICLGSQLLNLALGGNCYALEKPEFGWVSVNRRGEHDLFGAFSQPIHVFQWHQFASETGPGVEVLLENSQCVQAFCYHQNSIGIQFHLEVDPHLIQRWLEHPDYLEHLLRHLQPEDISAIRAETQLHLPQSMTIAQHFFTNFCNLFHRETSLPQRARRELF, encoded by the coding sequence ATGATGGCACCCATTCTAGTTTTACAACATTCTCCTTATGAACCCTTAGGTATAATTATTAATACCTTAAAGAGTACGAATTTGCGTATTCGCTATGTCAATTTTGCTAAAGAACCCCATCGACGATTAGATATGAATTGTTATCATGGTATTGTTGTACTGGGAGGAATGATGCATCCTAGTGAGATTGATCTATACCCGCACTTAACTCATGAAATAGAATTATTGCAAGTAGCAATTGCTAAGGAAATACCCATATTGGGGATTTGTTTAGGCTCCCAACTATTGAATCTAGCTCTGGGCGGGAACTGTTATGCCTTAGAGAAACCTGAATTTGGATGGGTAAGTGTCAACAGACGTGGGGAACATGATCTATTTGGAGCTTTTTCACAGCCAATACATGTTTTTCAATGGCATCAATTTGCAAGTGAGACGGGTCCAGGTGTGGAAGTTCTTTTAGAAAACTCTCAATGTGTGCAAGCCTTTTGTTATCATCAAAATAGTATAGGGATACAATTTCATTTGGAAGTCGATCCCCATCTGATTCAACGCTGGCTAGAGCATCCCGACTATTTAGAACATTTGCTTCGTCATCTACAGCCAGAAGATATTAGTGCAATTCGCGCTGAGACCCAACTGCATTTACCTCAATCAATGACTATAGCACAACATTTTTTTACTAACTTTTGCAATTTATTTCACAGGGAAACCTCATTGCCACAAAGAGCTCGGAGAGAGCTATTTTAA
- the glsA gene encoding glutaminase A — protein sequence MSSLLTINLLEDLVRAAELNQEGKTADYIPELANVDADLTAIAVQPLGGDPLSYSNNLLNPVTLQSTSKMIPLIGLLEEFGDEQVFEWVKVEPSGDDFASITRLEQFGPKPSNPMLNAGAITLCSQIPGKGEQQFGWLEHWTQKLFNQRLSINPLVFASEKRTGNRNRALAYLLKSRNNLRADVHETLDLYFALCSYEAKLEQMLFLPTLLANAGRNPDNGEQIISTETAKITLAIMATCGLYDETGTHMVKTGMPAKSGVSGYTIAVVPGKAGIVVLSPRVNAKGNSIRGEIMLEGLSKAMNWHFALP from the coding sequence ATGTCATCATTGCTTACTATCAATTTGCTAGAGGATTTAGTTCGTGCCGCTGAGTTGAATCAAGAAGGTAAGACAGCAGATTATATTCCTGAACTTGCTAATGTGGATGCAGATTTAACCGCAATTGCTGTCCAACCTTTGGGAGGGGATCCTCTTTCATACAGCAATAACCTTTTAAATCCGGTGACATTGCAAAGTACCTCTAAGATGATCCCTTTGATTGGGTTACTTGAAGAGTTTGGCGATGAACAGGTGTTCGAATGGGTTAAAGTTGAGCCCTCTGGGGATGATTTTGCTTCGATTACCCGCTTAGAACAATTTGGACCTAAACCCTCAAATCCAATGCTGAATGCAGGGGCAATTACTTTATGTTCACAAATTCCAGGCAAGGGCGAGCAACAATTTGGATGGTTAGAACATTGGACGCAAAAATTATTTAATCAACGCCTGAGTATTAATCCTTTAGTTTTTGCTTCTGAAAAACGTACTGGTAATCGCAATCGTGCACTCGCTTATTTATTAAAGAGTAGGAATAACCTTAGAGCAGATGTTCATGAAACTTTGGATTTATATTTTGCCCTATGTTCCTATGAAGCTAAGTTAGAGCAGATGCTTTTTCTACCTACTCTATTAGCCAATGCAGGACGAAATCCTGACAACGGGGAGCAAATCATTTCCACCGAAACCGCTAAAATTACTTTGGCAATTATGGCAACGTGTGGACTCTATGATGAGACAGGAACCCATATGGTTAAAACTGGAATGCCGGCTAAAAGCGGGGTATCGGGCTATACCATTGCGGTTGTTCCTGGGAAAGCTGGGATTGTAGTATTAAGTCCGCGAGTAAATGCTAAGGGCAACAGTATTCGTGGCGAAATCATGCTTGAAGGCTTGTCTAAAGCCATGAATTGGCATTTTGCCTTACCTTGA
- a CDS encoding DNA gyrase inhibitor YacG — MMNIDKITCPICGKQNTWRPDNQFKPFCSHRCKLIDLGEWASETRKISGPPIDPDLIVDVHNGED, encoded by the coding sequence ATCATGAACATCGATAAAATCACTTGTCCTATTTGTGGGAAACAAAATACCTGGCGTCCGGATAACCAGTTCAAACCTTTTTGCTCACATCGATGTAAGCTTATTGACTTGGGTGAATGGGCTAGTGAAACAAGAAAAATTTCTGGCCCCCCAATTGATCCAGACCTCATTGTGGATGTTCATAATGGTGAAGACTAA